The Catenulispora sp. EB89 DNA window GGCTCGACACCCAGCTCGTGGATCAGGATCCGGCGCAGCGTCCGGTAGGCCTCCAGGGCGTCCGCGCGCCGTCCCGACCGGTAGAGCGCGAGCATCAGCTGCCGGTGGAAGGTCTCGTGGAGCGGGTGCGCGGATGTCAGCTCTCGCAGTTCGGTGGTGAGGCTCCGGTGCCGGCCCAGGTGCAGGTCCGCTTCGATCCGTCCCTCGTAGGCGAGCAGCCGGTCTTCGCTGAGCTTGCGGACATGGGCTTCCAGGCCGCTGAGCGCGGGGAGGTCGGCCAGCGGCTCGCCGCGCCACAACTCCAGCGCGCGGGCCAGCGAAGCCGCGGCGTCCGGCCACCGGCGCTCGCCGACGGCCCGGTGCCCCTCGGCGCACCACCGGGCGAAGTCGTCGGCGTCGAGCTCGCCGGGCTCCACGCGGATGCGGTAGGCGGCGGCGTCGGTCTGGACGCGGAGGGCGTCGGGGTCCTGCAGAGCCTTGCGCAGCCGCAGGACGTGGTTGCGAAGCGTCGCCACCACGGAGTTCGGCGGCCGGTCGCCCCACAGCAGATGGCTCAACCGGTCGACGGACACCGGCTGGTTGGCGTTCAGGAGCAGCACCGCGAGCACGCCGCGCGGGTACGCGCCGGTCACCTGGAGCGGACGACCGGCGTCGTCGGTGACGGCCAGCGGTCCCAGCACGTCGAAGCGCATGAACGTGTCCCGTCGAAGACCCGGGCGGCGGGGGCGGTCGGAGCCCGGCCGCCGATGGCATCCAGGGCCGTGCGCGACCGCGATCTGGCTCACGTCGGCGCACCCTGGATCCGGTTGTGGACCTTGCGGAAATCTACCAGACCGTTGAGCTGGAGGAGCTGGGCTGGGGATGATGCTCGGTTGGGGCTCTTATCCTTTCCTTGACCGTCGGGATCTTGGGTGCGGCGCGCTGACGCGTCCATGCGACCCGGGAGACTGGGTCCGTGGGGATCTCGGAGGCCGCGCGAACTGCCTCAAGCGGTGCGCGTATTCGGCGGCTGGCTGAAGCTGGCGGCGACTTCACCGATAGCGCCCCAGACGAGGTGTGATCAGCGCGTCGGCTGGCGGGATGAATTCTCGATCGCTTCTTTTCGTACGCTCCCGAAGCCCCTTCGTGGGTCGCGGTAGTAGAGCCATGGGTATCCCATGCAGACGTCTGCGCCGACTGCTTGGAAGACGTCGCAGGCTTCGTCGTAGCGTTCAGCCATTGTCAGTGCCCAGGCCAGCAGATTCCGGTCCACTATCTCCAGCGCGCCGCCGGTCGGCATTGTGCCGTCCCATTGGCCGAGGGCTTCATCGAGCAGCGGGCGGCCGGCCCCGCGGTAGAAGTCAGCAGCGGAACCAGGGCTTGGAGTCGCATCTCGCACGGTCAGCCAGGCTTCTTGGAGGCGGTGGATCTTGAGCTCGAAGGCGAGGGCTGTGCGTGGCGCACGAGCCACCGCGTCTTCGACGAATTGTGCGGACCACTCTTCAGAGCCGAACCACTTGGCCAGCCAGTAGGTGTGGGCGTACGAATGCGCGCGCCGGTGCATCGGTGCGCGGGCGAAAGCCTCGTTCCACAGGACGGTGAACTCGTCGTTCGGTATTTGCCGACCGAGAGCGGCCTGCATGCGGAAGACCCAGGGTGTCGGGTCCTCGGGCGACAGATCGATGGCCCTTAGCGCTTCCTCGTCGCTCTGTCGCGCGAGCTTGAAGAAGCCTTCGAACTGTTCGCGCGACGTTGCCTTGGCGCGCGCGGTTCCTCGGGCCCTGCCTGCCTGCCCCATCAGCGATGCGGCATGGACGGCGGCGGCGTGCGGTGAATCGGGCTCGGCGGAGAGCCATGATTCGAGCCATGCGTCAGTCTGGAGGGAAACCGTGGACAAGACGGCGACGCGCAGCATCCGGCGGTCCCAGTCGGTGCCGGTGCCGGCCAAGGCCTCAGCCGCCGGCTTCCAGTCGCCGCACCGCGCAGCGTATGCCGCTCCGGCCAGTGCTACGTCGCCCAGGGACTCGTTGACCGCGACGTCCCGGTAGTCAACCATTCCGTAGCGGGTCGCGTCGAACGGTTCGGCCGGGCTGGCAACTGCCGTCGGCTTGGCTCTGCGGAAAATGGACACGGCGCTCCTTGTTCGGCGTGCTCGTTGTGAGCGGCCAGCAGACTAGCGTGGAACGTGGCGCGATCGGAGGCTCATTCAATGGAGCGGATTCGTCGCGCGCCGGACTTTGAGTGACACGGCTGGCGTTCCGCAGGACACCGGCCCCCTGCCGTGCGGCCAGCGCACTGTGATTGATCGGGTCTGCCTATCGCGACTTGCGCTCGCGCCTATTTCACTGATCAATCCCGGTCTGACAGCCTTGATCACGACGTGCCGCGCCGGCTCATGAAGCCAGGCCTGCGGCGCGCCCCGAAAGGCAACCCCTCACCGCTAGGAGATCCCCCGTGGCCGTGCTGACCATCGGTGACCAGTTCCCGTCCTACGACCTGACGTCGGTCGTGGACATCGACCAGGCCAATCCCGAGGACGCGTTCGTTCAGATCACGGACAAGTCCTACGAGGGGAAGTGGCGGGTCGTCTTCTTCTGGCCCAAGGACTTCACCTTCGTCTGTCCGACCGAGATCGCCGCCTTCGGCAAGCTCAACGGCGAGTTCCAGGACCGGGACACGCAGGTGTTGGGGGTTTCGGTGGACAACGAGTTCGTGCATCGGGCTTGGCGGCTGGACCACAAGGATCTGCGGGAGCTGCCCTTTCCGATGATGGCCGACGTGAAGCGGGAACTGTCCGCTGCGTGTGGTGTGCTGAACGCCGATGGCGTCGCGGACCGGGCCACGTTCATCGTTGACCCGAACAATGAGGTTCAGTTCGTCATGGTGACCGCAGGCTCGGTCGGTCGGAACGTGGACGAGGTGCTGCGGGTGCTTGATGCGCTGCAGACTGATGAGCTGTGCCCGTGCAACTGGAAGGCCGGCGATGAGACGCTGGTTGTTCGTGAGCTGTTGAACGCCTGATGGGGTACGAGGTTCTGAAGGAGCAGCTGCCCGAGTATGCGAAGGACATCAAGCTGAACCTCAGCTCGATGGTCAATACCTCAAAACTGACTGAGCAGCAGTTGTGGGGTGCGATTCTCGGGACGGCTATCGCCTCGCGGAACGCCAAGGTCATCGCTGAGCTGTCGGCGGAGGCCAAGGGGCACCTGTCGGACGTCGCTTATGTCGCGGCTAAGGGTGCTGCGGCGATCATGGCCATGAACAACGTCTACTACCGGGGTATGCACCTGTTGGGCGATCCGGAGTACCAGAATCTGCGTGCTGGTTTGCGGATGAACTTCATGGCGAACCATGGGGTCGACAAGCTCGACTTCGAGCTGTGGTCGCTCGCCGTCTCCGCCATCAACGGGTGCCAGCGGTGTCTGGAGTCGCATGAGCAAGTTCTTGTGAAGGCCGGTGCCTCCCGCGAGACGGTCCAGGAAGCCGTTAAGATTGCTGCCATCGTCAACAGTGTCTCCGTGACGCTGGAGGCGGAAGACTCGCTGGCTTAAGCAGCACCCTGGTTTTGCCGGCGTCTGACCGCCGCTTTCCACTT harbors:
- a CDS encoding peroxiredoxin, which encodes MAVLTIGDQFPSYDLTSVVDIDQANPEDAFVQITDKSYEGKWRVVFFWPKDFTFVCPTEIAAFGKLNGEFQDRDTQVLGVSVDNEFVHRAWRLDHKDLRELPFPMMADVKRELSAACGVLNADGVADRATFIVDPNNEVQFVMVTAGSVGRNVDEVLRVLDALQTDELCPCNWKAGDETLVVRELLNA
- a CDS encoding carboxymuconolactone decarboxylase family protein, whose protein sequence is MGYEVLKEQLPEYAKDIKLNLSSMVNTSKLTEQQLWGAILGTAIASRNAKVIAELSAEAKGHLSDVAYVAAKGAAAIMAMNNVYYRGMHLLGDPEYQNLRAGLRMNFMANHGVDKLDFELWSLAVSAINGCQRCLESHEQVLVKAGASRETVQEAVKIAAIVNSVSVTLEAEDSLA